The Tenrec ecaudatus isolate mTenEca1 chromosome 7, mTenEca1.hap1, whole genome shotgun sequence genome window below encodes:
- the B3GALT4 gene encoding beta-1,3-galactosyltransferase 4 produces the protein MSLRGLRRLLLAAVLLVVAWTLLGPSGLGEELLSLSLATLLLPAPASPGPPLALPRLLIPNAGFCRGPGAPPFLLILVCTAPDNLHQRNVIRASWGRLREARGRRVRTLFLLGERVLGGPGPGLAEEAAAHGDVLQAAFHDSYRNLTLKTLSGLNWASTHCPMARYVLKTDDDVYVNVPELVSELVQRGGPWEQGERSPEPPSSATVGDNEQEQGGQDLGSEPVPLLYLGRVHWRVYPSRLPGSRHQVSEEQWPEAWGPFPPYASGTGYVLSASAVQLILKVASRAPLLPLEDVFVGVSASWGGLTPTHCVKVAGATHYPLDRCCYGKFLLTSHKLDPWKMQEVWKLVDSADGERTEPFCSWLEGVLGVLRCRFIAWLDS, from the coding sequence ATGTCCCTCCGCGGCCTCCGCCGCCTCCTGCTGGCCGCCGTGCTGCTCGTGGTTGCCTGGACCCTCCTGGGGCCCTCGGGGCTCGGCGAGGAGCTGCTGAGCCTCTCGCTCGCCACGCTGCTGCTTCCCGCCCCGGCCTCCCCGGGGCCGCCGCTGGCCCTGCCCCGCCTCCTCATCCCCAACGCCGGCTTCTGCCGCGGGCCCGGCGCGCCCCCCTTCCTGCTCATCCTCGTGTGCACGGCGCCCGACAACCTGCACCAGCGGAACGTCATCCGGGCCTCGTGGGGCCGGCTGCGTGAGGCCAGGGGCCGGAGGGTGCGGACCCTCTTCCTGCTGGGCGAGCGCGTGCTaggcggccccggccccggcctggCCGAGGAGGCGGCGGCCCACGGGGACGTCTTGCAGGCGGCTTTCCACGACTCCTACCGCAACCTCACGCTCAAAACCCTCAGCGGGCTGAACTGGGCCAGCACGCACTGCCCCATGGCCCGCTATGTCCTCAAGACCGACGACGACGTCTACGTCAACGTCCCCGAGCTGGTCTCCGAGCTGGTGCAGCGAGGAGGCCCCTGGGAGCAAGGGGAGAGGAGCCCAGAACCCCCGAGCTCAGCGACCGTTGGAGATAACGAGCAGGAACAAGGGGGCCAGGATTTGGGGAGCGAACCCGTGCCCCTGCTGTACCTGGGCCGCGTGCACTGGCGGGTGTACCCCTCTAGGCTGCCGGGGAGCCGGCACCAAGTGTCAGAAGAGCAgtggcctgaggcctggggcccctTCCCACCTTATGCCTCTGGCACCGGCTACGTCCTCTCTGCCTCTGCGGTGCAGCTCATCCTCAAGGTGGCTAGTCGGGCACCCCTCCTGCCACTGGAGGATGTCTTTGTGGGGGTGAGTGCCAGCTGGGGAGGCCTCACCCCAACCCACTGTGTCAAGGTCGCTGGTGCCACCCACTACCCTCTGGATCGGTGTTGCTACGGGAAATTCCTGCTCACGTCCCACAAGCTGGACCCCTGGAAGATGCAGGAGGTCTGGAAGCTGGTGGACAGCGCTGATGGGGAAAGGACTGAACCCTTCTGCTCCTGGCTCGAGGGTGTCCTGGGTGTCCTGCGGTGTCGATTCATTGCCTGGCTGGACTCTTGA